From a single Nostoc sp. MS1 genomic region:
- a CDS encoding thioredoxin family protein, giving the protein MSKGVITITDAEFESEVLKAEQPVLVYFWASWCGPCQLMSPVINIAANTYSDRLKVVKLEVDPNPLTVKQYQVEGVPALRLLKGSELLASTEGVISKDKLLNMLDTHLNNN; this is encoded by the coding sequence ATGAGTAAGGGTGTAATCACCATAACTGATGCTGAGTTTGAAAGCGAAGTATTAAAAGCCGAGCAGCCTGTATTAGTTTACTTCTGGGCTTCTTGGTGTGGCCCGTGCCAGTTGATGTCACCAGTGATTAATATAGCTGCTAATACCTATAGCGATCGCCTGAAAGTAGTTAAACTAGAAGTCGATCCCAACCCTCTAACAGTCAAACAATATCAAGTAGAAGGTGTACCAGCCCTCCGATTACTTAAAGGTAGTGAGTTATTAGCATCAACAGAAGGAGTAATAAGTAAAGATAAATTACTCAATATGTTAGATACGCATTTGAATAATAATTAG
- a CDS encoding PspA/IM30 family protein — MGLFDRIKRVVSANLNDLVNKAEDPEKMLEQAILEMQEDLVQLRQGVAQAIAAQKRTEKQYTDAQNEINKWQRNAQLALQKGDENLARQALERKKTYTETGTALKTSLDQQSTQVETLKRNLIQLESKISEAKTKKEMLKARITTAKAQEQLEGMVRGMNTNSAMAAFERMEEKVLMQEARAQSAAELAGADLETQFAKLESSSDVDDELAALKASLAPATPPNQPLLPAEQDQQSTAPKSNEVVDSELESLRKQLDQL; from the coding sequence ATGGGATTATTTGATCGGATTAAGCGAGTAGTTAGTGCTAACCTTAACGATTTAGTCAATAAAGCTGAAGATCCAGAAAAAATGCTAGAGCAAGCCATCCTGGAAATGCAGGAAGACTTGGTGCAATTACGTCAGGGTGTAGCTCAAGCGATCGCCGCCCAAAAGCGTACAGAGAAACAATATACTGATGCTCAAAACGAAATTAATAAGTGGCAACGTAACGCCCAATTAGCATTACAAAAAGGTGATGAAAACTTAGCTAGACAAGCGCTTGAGCGGAAAAAAACCTATACCGAAACCGGCACAGCCTTAAAAACCAGCCTAGATCAACAAAGCACTCAAGTTGAAACCCTCAAACGTAACCTAATCCAGCTAGAAAGCAAAATTTCTGAAGCCAAAACTAAGAAAGAAATGCTCAAAGCGCGGATTACCACAGCCAAAGCCCAAGAGCAACTCGAAGGTATGGTACGTGGGATGAATACAAACAGTGCTATGGCTGCCTTTGAGCGGATGGAAGAAAAAGTCTTAATGCAGGAAGCCCGCGCCCAATCAGCCGCAGAACTAGCCGGAGCAGACTTAGAAACTCAATTTGCCAAGTTAGAATCTAGCAGCGATGTAGATGACGAATTGGCAGCCCTAAAAGCCTCCTTGGCTCCCGCTACCCCACCCAATCAACCCCTACTACCCGCAGAACAAGATCAACAATCCACTGCACCCAAATCTAACGAAGTTGTTGACTCTGAGTTAGAAAGCCTACGCAAGCAATTGGATCAGTTGTAA
- a CDS encoding PspA/IM30 family protein yields the protein MELIKRIQRVISANFNSAVASREDPEKILEQTVMEMQQHLLQLRQGVAQAIATQKRTERQAASAQSTAEEWYRRAQLALQQGNEPLAREALTKRKAYVAASENFSSQITEQVEIVTRLKQDMRTLELKLAEAKTKKDMYIARARSAEASYKLQEMLSGGSATSSLNAFERMEEKVLQVEAKSELINQLGSDDLQKQFDALEAGDDVDKQLAAMKNQLPSTESSQQQQLPQGENS from the coding sequence ATGGAATTGATTAAGCGTATCCAAAGGGTGATTAGCGCTAATTTCAATAGTGCGGTAGCCAGTAGAGAAGATCCAGAAAAGATTCTGGAACAAACTGTCATGGAAATGCAGCAACATTTACTGCAATTGCGACAGGGGGTAGCTCAAGCGATCGCTACTCAAAAACGTACTGAACGCCAAGCTGCATCAGCCCAGTCAACCGCCGAAGAATGGTATCGTCGCGCCCAGTTAGCACTACAACAAGGTAACGAACCTCTAGCCAGGGAAGCCTTGACAAAACGCAAAGCTTATGTAGCAGCGTCCGAAAATTTTTCTAGCCAAATTACCGAACAAGTTGAGATAGTAACTAGGCTCAAACAGGATATGCGGACACTGGAGTTAAAACTTGCGGAGGCGAAGACTAAAAAAGATATGTATATCGCTCGCGCTCGTTCAGCAGAAGCATCCTATAAGCTGCAAGAAATGTTAAGCGGAGGTTCAGCTACCAGTAGTTTGAATGCTTTTGAACGCATGGAAGAAAAGGTTTTACAAGTAGAGGCAAAATCAGAACTCATTAATCAACTCGGTAGCGACGACTTGCAAAAACAATTTGACGCACTAGAAGCCGGTGATGATGTTGATAAGCAGTTAGCAGCAATGAAAAATCAACTGCCAAGTACAGAAAGTTCCCAACAGCAACAACTACCCCAAGGTGAAAACTCTTAA
- a CDS encoding DUF721 domain-containing protein: MSFKSVNDILDVIEKQAKWQQQPFQQVCQFWAEVVGSAIAAQTQPLSIQRDVLRVATSSAAWAQNLTFSRQTLLFKLNQKLSTPLVDLRFSTAGWQRHPPKEQPQAKVLANQHPSYLGDINERRGATVVNQDVNQVFDNWAKTRQRRSQNLPLCPQCQCPTPPGELQRWGVCGFCSVKQLPKNIKYFSV; this comes from the coding sequence ATGTCCTTTAAATCGGTTAATGATATTTTAGATGTCATAGAAAAGCAGGCGAAATGGCAACAACAACCATTCCAACAAGTATGCCAATTTTGGGCAGAAGTTGTAGGTAGTGCTATTGCTGCTCAAACTCAGCCTTTATCTATACAGCGCGATGTTTTACGAGTAGCAACTTCTAGTGCTGCTTGGGCGCAAAACTTGACATTTAGCCGTCAAACGTTGCTTTTCAAGTTAAATCAAAAACTATCTACGCCTTTGGTGGATTTGCGTTTCTCTACTGCCGGTTGGCAACGCCATCCCCCAAAGGAACAACCACAAGCAAAGGTTTTAGCAAATCAGCATCCTAGTTATCTAGGCGACATTAATGAACGGCGTGGGGCGACAGTTGTTAACCAAGATGTAAATCAGGTGTTTGACAATTGGGCTAAGACAAGACAGAGGCGATCGCAAAATTTACCCCTTTGCCCCCAGTGTCAATGTCCTACCCCACCCGGTGAACTCCAGCGTTGGGGGGTTTGTGGATTTTGTAGTGTGAAGCAGTTACCTAAAAATATTAAATATTTTTCTGTATAA
- the menB gene encoding 1,4-dihydroxy-2-naphthoyl-CoA synthase: MQIDWQPVKTYEDILYHKADGIAKITINRPHKRNAFRPKTVVELYDAFWDAREDTRIGVVLFTGAGPHTDGKYAFCAGGDQSVRGQAGYVDDAGIPRLNVLDLQRLIRSMPKVVIALVAGYAIGGGHVLHLICDLTIAADNAIFGQTGPKVGSFDGGFGASYLARIVGQKKAREIWFLCRQYDAQQALEMGLINCVVPVDELEAEGIKWAGEILEKSPIAIRCLKAAFNADCDGQAGLQELAGNATLLYYMTEEGSEGKQAFLEKRTPNFRDFPWLP; this comes from the coding sequence ATGCAAATCGACTGGCAACCCGTTAAAACTTACGAAGATATCCTCTATCACAAAGCGGATGGGATAGCTAAAATCACTATCAACCGCCCACATAAACGCAATGCTTTTCGTCCCAAAACTGTTGTAGAACTCTATGATGCTTTCTGGGATGCCCGTGAGGATACACGCATCGGTGTAGTTCTATTTACTGGCGCTGGCCCCCATACTGATGGCAAGTATGCTTTTTGTGCTGGTGGCGACCAAAGCGTGCGGGGACAAGCTGGCTATGTAGATGATGCAGGCATCCCTCGCTTAAATGTGCTTGATTTACAACGCCTAATTCGTTCCATGCCCAAAGTCGTTATTGCATTAGTAGCTGGATATGCAATCGGCGGTGGTCACGTTCTACACTTAATTTGTGACCTGACAATCGCGGCTGATAATGCTATTTTTGGGCAAACAGGGCCAAAAGTCGGCAGTTTCGATGGTGGTTTTGGCGCAAGCTACCTTGCCCGTATTGTGGGGCAGAAAAAAGCGCGGGAAATTTGGTTTCTCTGCCGTCAATATGATGCCCAACAAGCTTTAGAAATGGGTTTAATAAATTGTGTTGTCCCAGTAGACGAACTGGAAGCAGAAGGAATTAAATGGGCAGGAGAAATTTTAGAAAAAAGCCCTATTGCTATTCGCTGTCTCAAAGCCGCATTTAATGCTGACTGTGATGGACAAGCTGGTTTACAAGAACTAGCCGGTAATGCAACCCTACTTTATTACATGACAGAAGAAGGTTCTGAAGGTAAACAAGCCTTTTTAGAAAAACGCACACCAAATTTTCGAGACTTTCCTTGGCTACCGTAA
- a CDS encoding peptide ligase PGM1-related protein: protein MVTLNHAKLESVDQFRSLQYTLRDRWKTIEQFDTGEADIVVIPSLSIDQREIQKVEGFEHYEERLLFALMRLRNPRTRLIYVTSIPLHPSIIDYYLQLLPGIPFSHARNRLLLLSAYDSSPKPLSQKILERPRLVERIKQALRLEKSFIVCYNSTELEAELSLQLNVPLYAAAPDLQIWGTKSGSRQIFAESGVPHPDGSPLVWTHQDLAVAANDLWERQPSLKRMVVKLNEGISGEGNALLDLQPIIDVAPPKATQAERIAAISDRFSSLRFQAKQENWANFSGRITELGAIVEAFVEGEIKRSPSVQGRITPTGEVEILSTHDQILGGPDGQIYLGCSFPADERYRLQLQQLGLQVGRKLAEKGALERFGVDFITVDQGNAQWDIQAIEINLRKGGTTHPFMTLKLLTNGRYDLSTGLFYSQQGRPKYYIATDNLQKDRYRGLLPNDLMDIIAHHRLHFDSCTETGTVFHLMGCLSQFGKLGLTSIGDSPQQAEDIYNKVVKVLDEETRVNNQNFPLFSDYTFPNGWDGYS, encoded by the coding sequence ATGGTAACGCTAAATCATGCAAAATTAGAATCGGTTGATCAATTTCGCAGCCTACAATATACCTTACGCGATCGCTGGAAAACTATCGAGCAGTTTGATACTGGCGAAGCAGATATTGTCGTTATCCCTTCCTTAAGTATTGACCAGCGTGAAATTCAAAAAGTTGAGGGTTTTGAACATTATGAAGAAAGATTACTTTTTGCCTTGATGCGGTTACGAAATCCCCGCACTAGATTGATTTATGTAACATCAATTCCCCTACATCCCAGTATTATCGATTATTATTTACAACTGCTGCCGGGTATTCCTTTTTCCCATGCGCGTAATCGCTTGCTACTACTTTCGGCTTATGATTCTTCTCCTAAACCTCTAAGTCAAAAAATTTTAGAACGTCCTCGGTTAGTAGAGAGAATTAAGCAAGCTTTAAGGTTAGAAAAATCATTTATAGTTTGCTATAACTCCACAGAATTAGAAGCAGAATTATCACTTCAATTAAATGTACCCTTGTATGCGGCTGCACCAGATTTGCAAATTTGGGGGACAAAAAGCGGTAGTCGGCAAATTTTTGCAGAAAGTGGTGTACCCCATCCCGATGGTAGTCCATTAGTTTGGACTCACCAAGATTTGGCTGTGGCGGCGAATGATTTATGGGAACGCCAACCATCACTAAAACGGATGGTAGTGAAATTGAATGAAGGGATTTCTGGGGAAGGAAACGCACTACTAGATTTGCAACCCATAATAGATGTTGCGCCACCAAAAGCGACTCAAGCTGAAAGAATAGCCGCAATTAGCGATCGCTTTTCCTCGTTGCGTTTTCAAGCCAAACAAGAAAATTGGGCGAACTTTTCTGGTAGAATTACAGAATTAGGGGCAATTGTCGAAGCATTTGTTGAAGGTGAGATTAAGCGATCGCCTAGTGTGCAAGGACGCATCACACCTACAGGTGAAGTAGAAATCCTTTCGACTCACGACCAAATCCTTGGCGGCCCAGACGGACAGATATACTTAGGATGTAGCTTTCCCGCAGATGAACGTTATCGCCTACAGTTACAACAATTAGGCTTACAAGTTGGGAGAAAGCTGGCAGAAAAAGGAGCGTTGGAAAGATTTGGTGTAGACTTTATTACAGTTGACCAAGGTAATGCTCAATGGGATATACAGGCGATTGAAATTAACCTGCGTAAAGGTGGGACAACCCATCCCTTTATGACTTTAAAATTATTGACCAACGGTCGTTATGATTTATCTACCGGGTTATTTTACAGTCAACAAGGCCGCCCTAAATACTACATCGCCACAGACAACCTGCAAAAAGACCGTTATCGGGGATTATTACCTAACGATTTGATGGATATTATTGCCCATCATAGATTACATTTCGATAGCTGCACAGAAACAGGAACGGTATTTCATTTGATGGGTTGTCTTTCCCAGTTTGGTAAATTAGGACTAACTAGTATAGGTGACTCACCCCAACAAGCCGAAGATATTTATAACAAGGTTGTCAAAGTTCTGGATGAGGAAACCCGCGTTAATAATCAAAATTTTCCTCTGTTCTCTGATTACACCTTTCCTAATGGTTGGGATGGGTATAGTTAA